Part of the Halalkalibacter krulwichiae genome is shown below.
CCACCATACACGACAACCGTACGAACGCCTTTATGCTTACCAAAAGAAACGAGTGACTCTGCGACTTGATTCGCAAGCTCTCGTGTAGGGGCAAGGATAAGTGCTTGAACATGTGCTTCTTCAACATTAATTCGGTTAATTAGCGGAATTCCGAATGCACCTGTTTTTCCTGTGCCCGTTTGCGCTTGCCCAATAATGTCTTTTCCTTCTAATGCAGTAGGAATCGTTTCTGTTTGAATCGGTGTTGCTTCTTCAAATCCCATTTCTGTTAATGCTCGAACGACTTGATGATTCAAGTCAAAGTCATAAAAAGTTGCCAAATATATAATCTCCTTTATTGGTGATTTCACCATGTGTCAAAATTTAAAACATCTTTAATAATAACATGTCCTGCTTCACATCACAATATGTTTTCATTTTAACCCTTTTCTTTCTACTCTATAATAAAAATCTTGTCTATGATACATGCGATTCCCTTATTTGGTTACATTATGGAAAAAGAGTTCTCATTATTAGGAGGTACATAATGTCAGACGAATATAATTTAATGGATTCCTCAATGCCCAAGCAACCTGAGCCATACTGGCGTGATTCAGCTAACGTAGAACGTTATCCAGCTTTAGAAAACGACCTTGAAGTAGATGTCGCGATCATTGGTGGAGGGATATCAGGAATTACCACAGCCTATCGCCTTGCCTTAGAAGGTGTTAAAGTTGCACTTCTTGAAGCTGATGTTTTACTGAATGGAACAACGGGCCATACAACCGCAAAAGTTACCGCACAACACGGGGCTATTTATCATGAATTGATCACTCACTTCGGAGAAGAAAAAGCACAGCATTATTACGATGCACAAACAGAAGCACTAACCTTTATCGAACAGCTCGTTCAAGAAGAAAACATTGACTGTGACTTTTCAAAAGAAGATGCTTACTTATATACGACAACGAACCGCGGTCAGAGCAAACTTCAAGACGAATACGCCGCTTACCAAAAGCTCGGCATTCGAGGTGAACTTCTCGACTCGGTCCCTTTAAACAACGTTCCAGTAAAATCAGCTCTCGTTATGCGCAACCAAGCACAATTTCATCCACTGAAGTATTTAGCACACTTAGTTAAAAAGTTTGTAGAACATGGCGGACAAATCTTTGAGCATACAGTTGCTACTGATATTAAAGATGGTGACAAACCAATAGTACTGACTCAAAATGGCCCGAAAATCAAAGCAGGATCTGTTGTCGTTGCTTCTCATTTTCCTTTTTATGATGGAGGAGGTCTATATTTTTCAAGGATGTACGTCGAACGTTCTTATGTTTTAGCCGCAAAAGTACCTGAGCGAGAATGTCCTGATGGCATGTACTTGAGCATTGATTCCCCTTCCCGCTCTCTTCGTTATACGATGAGAGATGGACAAAAGCTTGCCATTATCGGCGGAGAAGAACATAAAACAGGGCAAGGAATCAATACGAGCTATCATTATGAAGCGTTAGAACAATATGGAATGGAACTTTTTAGCGACGTATCAATTGAATATCGCTGGTCTGCTCAAGATACAGTGACATTAGACAAAGTCCCTTACATCGGTAGAATTTCGCGAATGCATCATAATATTTTTGTTGCAACCGGCTATCGTAAGTGGGGGATGACAAATGGAACGATGGCAGGTCTCTTGTTGACCGACTTAATTCTAAAGCGAAATAACCGCTACGAATCGTTATATCGTCCGTCGCGTTTTATCGCTGACCCTAGTGTTAAAAAATTCCTTTCGCATAATACAGATGTGGCGAAACAACTCCTTAAAGGGAAATTTGATCAAAACGAGCGTCACCCTGAAGACGTTGGAAAAGATGAAGCTGCTATTGTTAGTGTAAATGGCAAACGTGCCGGAGCCTATCGAACTACAGAAGGTGAATTGCATGTAGTCGATACAACTTGTACTCATATGGGATGCGAAGTCCACTGGAATGAAGGTGACCGTTCATGGGACTGTCCTTGCCACGGGTCACGCTTTGCTCCTTGCGGCGACGTTTTAGAAGGACCAGCGAAAAAACCATTACGCAAAGTGTAACGAAATAGAGAAAGCCCGCTATGATCATATCGGGCTCTTCCCTATTAATATGATTAAACCCAACCTCTAAATCGAGCAGCTTCTGCTGTTTTTCTTACACCGACCATGTAGGCGGCTAGGCGCGGATCAACTTGATGCTTCTCGGCCGTATCAAGTACAGTATGAAATGCTTTGACAACTTTATCTCGAAGCTTTTCAGCTACTTCTTCCTCCGGCCAATAATACCCAAGATTATTTTGTACCCATTCAAAGTACGAGACCGTTACCCCACCAGAACTTGCTAGCACATCAGGAACAATCAGTATGCCACGCTCATGCAAGATTTGTGTTGCTTCTATTGTTGTTGGGCCATTGGCTGCTTCCACAACAACTTTTGCCTTTATCTCATGGGCATTCTCATCCGTAATTTGTCTAGAAACAGCAGCCGGAACTAAAATATCGCACTCGCGCTCTAGTAGCTCTTTATTTGTAATGGTATGTGCAAATAAGTTCGTTACTGTTCCAAATGAATCTCTCTTATCGAGCAAATAATCAATATCTAACCCATTTTCATCATATAACGCTGCATACGCATCTGAAATTCCAATAATCTTTGCTCCTTTATCAGATAAGATCTTGGCAAGATATCCACCAGCATTACCAAATCCTTGAATAATAATTTTTGCTTGCTCTAAATTTATTTCTTTTTTCTTAGCTGCTTCTTCAATACAAATCGCTACGCCATTTGCTGTTGCTGTTTCTCGACCGTGTGATCCTCCTAGTACAACTGGCTTACCAGTAATAAATCCTGGTGAATCAAACTCTCGAATTTGACTATATTCATCCATCATCCAAGCCATAACTTGGGAGTTCGCAAAAACATCTGGTGCCGGAATGTCTTTAGTCGGCCCTACTACTTGACTAATCGCTCGAACATACCCTCTACTTAAACGCTCAAGTTCAGCAAAGGACATTGTTCTAGGGTCACAAACAATCCCCCCTTTTCCTCCGCCATAGGGAACATCAACAATTCCACACTTTAAAGTCATCCACATTGATAATGCTTTTACTTCTTCTTCATTGATTTCAGGATGAAACCGAATGCCTCCTTTTGTTGGACCAACTGCATCATTATGCTGGGCACGATATCCTGTAAATACGTTTATTTCTCCATTATCCATTCGAACAGGGATACGAACCGTAAGCATACGTACGGGCTCTTTCATTAGTTCAAACATTGCATCGTTATATCCTAGTTTGCCCAAGGCATCTTGAACAACATCTTGCGTTTGTGCCAACATTCCTTTTTTTGTTTCCATTCCTTTTTCCTTCACAGCTACCATCAGTACTCACCTCAAATTATGATAATCACAATCTACTTTTTACTATGCAAAAACTAAGCCAACTTTAAGAGTGTGTTATTAATGAAGGAATTCCCTAGTTTTACGACTGAGATTTTTACAATTCATTGGTTTATATTTTTATTTTAGAAAAATATTTTTCTATTAGACAAAAAGACTATCCAATTGTCTTCTCCATTCCCTGACTAAAAGACTAGATCGAAAAAAAATCGCCTCAAAAGGTAACTCTGACCTTTTGAGGCGAACTTTCTATAAAGTTTGTATCATTCCATCCAGCTTACTCTTTCTTCAGCTTTGCTAGTGCGTCTGCTAATGCAGTGTTAGTGAATTCTTCTTCCTTCTTTTGCTTTTTCATATAATTAGAAACTTCACGCTTCGAAACTTTTTTATTCTGATTTTCTTTACGACGTTTTTGGAAGGTTGACATCTTTTCTCGATGACCACAAACACATGCAAATGTTTGCCCTTCTCCCTCACCCCATAACTCGAGTTTCTTCTTGCACTGCGGGCAGCGCGCATTCGTTACTTTAGAAACATTCTTTTTATATCCACATGTCGGATCTTGGCAAACACGCCTTTTCCCATGTTTTGAATTGACTTCTAGTAATAACTTCCCACATTCAGGGCAAGGGCTTCCCGTCACATTATCATGCTTGAACGTCTTCTCACTCTGTTTAATCGATTGAACAATATCCCCTGCATACTGCTTCATTTCTTTTACGAAAAGCTCCTTACTCAATTTACCCGAAGCAATCTGTTCTAGTTTCAGTTCCCACTCAGCCGTTAATGCTGGGGATTGCAAATCAGCAGGTACAAGTTCAAGAAGTTGTTTTCCCTTTTTCGTCAAATGCAAAAACTTGTCTCGCTTCTCAATTAAGTGAGTGTTTTCTAGTTTTTCAATAATATCAGCCCTCGTTGCAACGGTACCGATTCCTCCCGTCTTGCCTAGCGTATCTGCTAATTGCTTATTTTCACTATCCAAGTAGGCCATCGGACGCTCCATTGCCGCGAGCAGTGTGCCCTCTGTTAAACGCGCAGGTGGTTGCGTTTGACTCGAAATCACTTTCACATCAGAAAGCTTCAATTCCTCGCCAATCTTAACTTCTGATAAATGACTTTCCGAATCATCCATTTTATTTCCTGTTGCATCATCATGATAAGCAACCTTCCAACCAAGTTCAGCCATTCTTTCCCCTTTTGCTACTAGCTTCTCACCTGCTGCTGTGGCAGTAATCGTTGTTTGGTCATACTCATACGCATCAAAAAACACAGCTAAAAACCTTCTCACAACCAATCGATAGATTTTTGTTTCCTTTTCACTTAATGCAGACGGGCTTGGAGCTTGCTCTGTCGGAATGATCGCATGATGATCTGTTACCTTCTGATCATTAACACAAGATAATTGTTTCGTCGGCTTGATCCCTTTTAGTTGTGAGACGATTTTTCTAAATGGCTGTATATCACAAGCTTTTATGCGTTCTGTCAGTGTCTCAACCATATCACTTGATAAATACTTTGAATCCGTCCTTGGATACGTCAGCACTTTATGTTGTTCATATAACCGTTGAAGAACCGACAATGTCTCTTTTGCAGAAAATCCAAAGAGTTTATTTGCCTCTCTTTGCAGCTCTGTTAAGTCATATAAAGAGGGCGCAGGGGTTTTCTTTCGAGTTGTTTTCAAGTCGGTTATCGTCACTATCTCTTTAAGAATTTGCTCTTTCAGTTTTGGCGCCTTTTCTAAATTGAATATTCTTTTCTCGCTTGTTTTCTGATCGATCCAGTTAAAAGCTATTCCCTTTTTTGTATGAACTGTTATCTCATGAAATGGTACTGGTTTGAACGTTTGAATATCTTTTTCACGCTTAGCAATCATTGCAAGTGTAGGTGTTTGAACACGTCCACACGAAAGCTGAGCATGATACTTTGTCGTTAACGCACGTGTTCCGTTTATTCCTACATACCAATCAGCTTCTGCACGCGCAACAGCAGAATGATAAAGCCCCTCATATGCGCTTGAGTCTTTCAGCTTCTGAAACCCTTCTTTAATCGCACGGTCAGTTACAGAAGAAATCCATAATCGTTTTAACGGTTTGTTCACATGTGCTTTTGCTAAAATCCATCTAGCTACTAATTCTCCTTCTCGTCCTGCATCTGTGGCAATAATGACTTCTTTTACATCTTTTCGTTGCAGTTGAGCTTTAACCGCATGAAATTGCTTACTCGTTTGTTTCATAACAACAAGCTTTAAGTTTCCCGGAAGCATAGGTAATTCATCAAGATTCCACGTTTTATATTGCTCACCATAACTTTCAGGTTCTGCTAACGTCACTAAATGCCCTAAAGCCCACGTGACAATATACTTATCTCCTTCTATAAATCCATTGCCCTTTTTACCGCACTTTAACACGCGAGCAATATCCCGAGCAACAGAAGGCTTCTCCGCTAATACAACTGACTTTTGCATGTAAACATCCTTTCCAAACTTCTGATTCTTCCATGATAGCACCCACGGTAAAAAAAGCAACGAGTGAGAAATTGATTGGGAGAAGGGGGTTTTAATTTAAATGATTTAAGAGATTAAGGGCGGTTTTAGTAGCTCAGAGATGCAACGGTTACGCTCATTGCTTAGAGCTTTTGGAAAAGGCAAAGAACGCCCTTTTCAAAAGCTCTGTTCCACGTGAAACATTTCTGATTATTATGAAATGCTTTTTAGGCCGATGGCGGAGGTGACGATGAGGGTGAGGAAGAGGATTCGTTTCCAGTGCTTTGATTCGCCGAAGAATAGCATGCCTATGAGGACTCCTCCGCATGCTCCTATTCCCGTCCAAACTGCATAGGCAATCGCCATTGGCAGGACAGCCATGGCAAGGGATAAGAAGTAGAAACTTGAAGCAAAGGCTCCTATGAGCAAGATCATTGAACTTATTTTTTTCGTTAGGTGATATTGGTTGATCATTGCCACCCCGGCTACTTCAAATAAACCTGCAAAAATAAGATACATCCATTCCATTAGTTTTCAACCTCCTTTGATCCCTTTTTTTCTTCTGTTGTCATCTTTAATCCAACCACACCAATTAAAAGAGTGACAATGAATAGGAGAGCAATCGGTTCCAATGGGGCTGCAAAGATAAATGTATCTACTAATACAGTGCCAGCAGTCCCTAGGCCGACAAAAACGGCATACGCTGTCCCTACAGATAACCTACTACCAGTCCAAATAAGTAAATAAAAGCTTACAGCAATAGCAATAATCGTTCCACTCCACTCCGGTACCGTTGTCGCATACTTTAGTCCAACAACCCAACCTACTTCAAAACAAGCGGCGATGACGAGTAATAGCCATGCAATATTTTTTTGATTGTTCATGTATTTTCTCCTTTCTTTCATAAGAAAAAGCCCGAAACGTCCTATCATGAAATATGACAGTACCTCCCGGGCTTTTCTCCCTCCGTGTCCATAGCTGTTGCTATGTGCTTTCTCTCGGACCAGACTACTGAATGTACGGAACCCTAGAAAGCCAAAGAATTGATATTATTTTTTCAACTTAATGAAAACCACTTTCAAATAATCACCTGGACCAAAAGACTGCGTCGTTTTAAAGTCTTTTGGCAATGAGTATTGCTCGACAATCTCATATTGTTTGCCTTGTCTTTTGCAAGCTTCTTTAATAAACATATGAAACTTACTCATTGAAAATGTGCTACAGTTGGTTGAAGCTACAATTACACCTTCTTTTTCGGTGATCGCAATCGCCTCTTCTAATAAGCCTGTATAATCTTTTGCCGCGCTGAACGTATGCTTTTTTGATCTAGCAAAACTAGGTGGATCTAGAATCACCAAATCAAACCGTTTCCCTTTTTTCTTTGCAAACTTAAAATACTGAAACACATCCATAACAACAATATCTTGTGCTTCATAATCAACACCATTTATACTAAACTGTTCAATCGTCTTAGGCAAGCTTCTTTTGGCTAAGTCGACACTTGTTGTTTTCCTTGCTCCCCCAAGTGCTGCAGCTACCGAAAAAGCTCCCGTATACGAAAACGTATTAAGAACTGATTTTCCTTTTGAATAATGTTCTTTGATTCGTTTTCGGACATCCTTCTGATCTAAGAACACACCCGTCATAGGCCCATCGTTTAAATAAACAGCAAATTTAACATCATTTTCTTTTACTAGTAACGGAAACTCTCCTCGCTCTCCTTGAACAAAGTCATCATCTTCAACATATTGACCAGCTTTTGCAAATCGTTTCTTTTCATAAATCCCTTTAAAATTTATAATCTGTTGAAAAGCCTCGTAGATATCATCACGAAAGCTATAGATTCCTTCACTGTACCAAGTGAACACATAATAGTCTTCATAACAGTCAATTGTCAGCCCACCAATTCCATCTCCTTCACCATTAAAAAGACGAAAAGCAGTTGTATGTTCACTAGTTAAGAATTCAGATCTGTGCTCGATTGCTTTTTTTAAATGACTATTAAAAAAGGTCGTTTCAAGCTTCATATGTTGATCTTTCGTCAAAACCCAGCCAATCCCTTTGTTTTGTTTCCCATAGTATCCTTTACCAAGATAACGCTCTGATTCATCAAAAAGGTGTAAAATTGCCCCTTCATCAACTTTGGG
Proteins encoded:
- a CDS encoding FAD-dependent oxidoreductase; its protein translation is MSDEYNLMDSSMPKQPEPYWRDSANVERYPALENDLEVDVAIIGGGISGITTAYRLALEGVKVALLEADVLLNGTTGHTTAKVTAQHGAIYHELITHFGEEKAQHYYDAQTEALTFIEQLVQEENIDCDFSKEDAYLYTTTNRGQSKLQDEYAAYQKLGIRGELLDSVPLNNVPVKSALVMRNQAQFHPLKYLAHLVKKFVEHGGQIFEHTVATDIKDGDKPIVLTQNGPKIKAGSVVVASHFPFYDGGGLYFSRMYVERSYVLAAKVPERECPDGMYLSIDSPSRSLRYTMRDGQKLAIIGGEEHKTGQGINTSYHYEALEQYGMELFSDVSIEYRWSAQDTVTLDKVPYIGRISRMHHNIFVATGYRKWGMTNGTMAGLLLTDLILKRNNRYESLYRPSRFIADPSVKKFLSHNTDVAKQLLKGKFDQNERHPEDVGKDEAAIVSVNGKRAGAYRTTEGELHVVDTTCTHMGCEVHWNEGDRSWDCPCHGSRFAPCGDVLEGPAKKPLRKV
- a CDS encoding Glu/Leu/Phe/Val family dehydrogenase, which codes for METKKGMLAQTQDVVQDALGKLGYNDAMFELMKEPVRMLTVRIPVRMDNGEINVFTGYRAQHNDAVGPTKGGIRFHPEINEEEVKALSMWMTLKCGIVDVPYGGGKGGIVCDPRTMSFAELERLSRGYVRAISQVVGPTKDIPAPDVFANSQVMAWMMDEYSQIREFDSPGFITGKPVVLGGSHGRETATANGVAICIEEAAKKKEINLEQAKIIIQGFGNAGGYLAKILSDKGAKIIGISDAYAALYDENGLDIDYLLDKRDSFGTVTNLFAHTITNKELLERECDILVPAAVSRQITDENAHEIKAKVVVEAANGPTTIEATQILHERGILIVPDVLASSGGVTVSYFEWVQNNLGYYWPEEEVAEKLRDKVVKAFHTVLDTAEKHQVDPRLAAYMVGVRKTAEAARFRGWV
- a CDS encoding DNA topoisomerase III; the protein is MQKSVVLAEKPSVARDIARVLKCGKKGNGFIEGDKYIVTWALGHLVTLAEPESYGEQYKTWNLDELPMLPGNLKLVVMKQTSKQFHAVKAQLQRKDVKEVIIATDAGREGELVARWILAKAHVNKPLKRLWISSVTDRAIKEGFQKLKDSSAYEGLYHSAVARAEADWYVGINGTRALTTKYHAQLSCGRVQTPTLAMIAKREKDIQTFKPVPFHEITVHTKKGIAFNWIDQKTSEKRIFNLEKAPKLKEQILKEIVTITDLKTTRKKTPAPSLYDLTELQREANKLFGFSAKETLSVLQRLYEQHKVLTYPRTDSKYLSSDMVETLTERIKACDIQPFRKIVSQLKGIKPTKQLSCVNDQKVTDHHAIIPTEQAPSPSALSEKETKIYRLVVRRFLAVFFDAYEYDQTTITATAAGEKLVAKGERMAELGWKVAYHDDATGNKMDDSESHLSEVKIGEELKLSDVKVISSQTQPPARLTEGTLLAAMERPMAYLDSENKQLADTLGKTGGIGTVATRADIIEKLENTHLIEKRDKFLHLTKKGKQLLELVPADLQSPALTAEWELKLEQIASGKLSKELFVKEMKQYAGDIVQSIKQSEKTFKHDNVTGSPCPECGKLLLEVNSKHGKRRVCQDPTCGYKKNVSKVTNARCPQCKKKLELWGEGEGQTFACVCGHREKMSTFQKRRKENQNKKVSKREVSNYMKKQKKEEEFTNTALADALAKLKKE
- a CDS encoding DMT family transporter — encoded protein: MEWMYLIFAGLFEVAGVAMINQYHLTKKISSMILLIGAFASSFYFLSLAMAVLPMAIAYAVWTGIGACGGVLIGMLFFGESKHWKRILFLTLIVTSAIGLKSIS
- a CDS encoding DMT family transporter gives rise to the protein MNNQKNIAWLLLVIAACFEVGWVVGLKYATTVPEWSGTIIAIAVSFYLLIWTGSRLSVGTAYAVFVGLGTAGTVLVDTFIFAAPLEPIALLFIVTLLIGVVGLKMTTEEKKGSKEVEN
- a CDS encoding class I SAM-dependent rRNA methyltransferase, producing MRTELNVLIKKQAADKIRKGFPLIEQTALVRALPKVDEGAILHLFDESERYLGKGYYGKQNKGIGWVLTKDQHMKLETTFFNSHLKKAIEHRSEFLTSEHTTAFRLFNGEGDGIGGLTIDCYEDYYVFTWYSEGIYSFRDDIYEAFQQIINFKGIYEKKRFAKAGQYVEDDDFVQGERGEFPLLVKENDVKFAVYLNDGPMTGVFLDQKDVRKRIKEHYSKGKSVLNTFSYTGAFSVAAALGGARKTTSVDLAKRSLPKTIEQFSINGVDYEAQDIVVMDVFQYFKFAKKKGKRFDLVILDPPSFARSKKHTFSAAKDYTGLLEEAIAITEKEGVIVASTNCSTFSMSKFHMFIKEACKRQGKQYEIVEQYSLPKDFKTTQSFGPGDYLKVVFIKLKK